Proteins encoded in a region of the Planococcus shixiaomingii genome:
- a CDS encoding ribose-phosphate diphosphokinase: MPYQLGRKFKLFTLNSNPELAQEIAKLLGCELGKSSVTRFSDGEIQINIEESVRGDEVYLIQSTSQSGNEHIMELLIMIDALKRASAETINVVIPYYGYARQDRKASSREPITAKLVANMLETAGATRIITMDLHAPQIQGFFDMPVDQLLGIPILAEHLLEKGLEDVIVVAPDNGGLGRARKLANRLDAPIGFLDKRRPEPNESEVINVVGDVKGKNTIIIVDIVDTAATIALAARLLMEEGAKAVYACCTHAVLSGQAIQRLQESPLKELIVTNTIQLPEEKRIPKITILSVAPLLAEAIEHVHNEKPVSPLFE; the protein is encoded by the coding sequence TTGCCTTATCAATTAGGTCGGAAGTTTAAACTGTTTACATTAAATTCAAATCCGGAATTGGCTCAGGAAATCGCAAAGCTTTTGGGCTGCGAACTTGGGAAAAGTTCGGTCACCCGGTTTAGTGACGGGGAAATCCAAATCAACATCGAAGAAAGCGTACGGGGCGATGAAGTCTATTTGATCCAGTCGACCTCCCAGTCGGGAAATGAGCACATCATGGAACTTCTGATCATGATCGATGCCTTGAAGCGGGCGTCTGCGGAAACCATCAATGTGGTCATTCCGTATTACGGTTATGCACGCCAGGACCGAAAAGCGAGTTCGCGCGAGCCGATCACGGCAAAACTCGTTGCCAACATGCTGGAAACAGCAGGGGCGACCCGTATCATCACCATGGATCTTCATGCTCCGCAAATCCAGGGATTCTTCGACATGCCGGTAGACCAGTTGCTTGGCATTCCGATTCTGGCAGAGCATCTCCTGGAAAAGGGATTGGAAGATGTCATCGTTGTAGCTCCGGACAACGGAGGATTGGGAAGAGCCCGCAAACTGGCGAACCGTTTGGACGCTCCGATCGGCTTTTTGGATAAACGCCGGCCGGAACCGAATGAGTCTGAAGTGATCAATGTTGTCGGGGACGTAAAAGGAAAGAACACTATCATCATCGTCGACATCGTGGATACCGCTGCTACGATTGCGTTGGCTGCCAGACTGTTGATGGAAGAAGGGGCAAAAGCTGTTTATGCTTGCTGTACCCACGCCGTCTTATCAGGCCAAGCGATTCAACGGCTCCAAGAGTCGCCGCTGAAAGAGCTTATTGTAACCAACACTATCCAGCTGCCGGAGGAAAAACGCATTCCGAAAATTACCATTCTTTCTGTCGCGCCTCTGTTGGCTGAAGCAATCGAGCACGTCCACAACGAAAAACCGGTAAGCCCGTTATTTGAATAA
- a CDS encoding neutral zinc metallopeptidase: MEATLKKGEIIVFNLPGNILITILMVLVLGACGPEQETSTAGNEEPSGELKMIELPKAPAAEPGETVTYGFTADKSSGAMTSYLELLINNVHSLWAELMVQGGHNMPVVDYSLPYAGETEATSCIGTGSTGPDDAFYCAEDDAIVFANELAMKIWESEVESNADPAAGAETGNFAVAAAMAHLYAHSLQAEWGWLPVQADEERLVPVKRTELNADCLTGVWAHSAYDKESLESSVVEKAMESLSGAGQFDLIDDEDHGTPAERTAAFMAGFDSGMANSCDPYVVGDDAPEQ, from the coding sequence GTGGAGGCCACTTTAAAGAAAGGAGAAATTATCGTGTTTAACTTGCCTGGCAACATCCTTATAACCATATTGATGGTGTTAGTGCTGGGGGCATGCGGGCCGGAACAGGAAACATCCACTGCTGGAAACGAAGAGCCAAGCGGTGAACTTAAAATGATCGAACTGCCGAAAGCGCCGGCTGCGGAACCGGGAGAAACAGTGACCTACGGGTTTACGGCTGATAAAAGCAGCGGAGCCATGACCAGCTATCTCGAATTACTCATCAATAATGTGCATAGTTTGTGGGCCGAGTTAATGGTTCAAGGAGGCCACAATATGCCGGTTGTCGATTACAGTCTGCCGTATGCGGGGGAGACGGAGGCGACGAGCTGCATTGGCACGGGATCGACCGGTCCGGACGACGCCTTCTATTGTGCGGAGGACGATGCAATCGTTTTTGCCAATGAGCTGGCCATGAAAATATGGGAAAGCGAAGTGGAATCGAACGCGGATCCGGCCGCCGGCGCTGAAACCGGAAACTTTGCCGTAGCGGCCGCCATGGCCCACTTATACGCCCATTCGCTTCAGGCTGAATGGGGCTGGCTGCCCGTTCAAGCCGATGAGGAAAGACTGGTGCCCGTCAAAAGGACCGAGCTGAATGCGGATTGCCTGACGGGAGTGTGGGCGCACTCTGCCTACGACAAAGAGTCATTGGAATCCAGCGTTGTTGAAAAAGCAATGGAGTCGTTATCCGGCGCCGGACAATTTGATTTGATTGATGATGAGGATCATGGCACGCCAGCCGAACGCACTGCCGCGTTCATGGCTGGATTCGACAGCGGAATGGCCAATAGCTGCGATCCGTATGTTGTTGGCGACGATGCACCGGAACAGTGA
- a CDS encoding universal stress protein yields the protein MTFVYKQILVAVDGSGEAEWAFEKSIEIAKRNNAALNLIHVIDVRSYTTMTKRTPDIDDEVFDQGKELLDRYKKKAEAAGVTEVNAIVAPGSPKTTISREYAKRVKADLIVCGAHGLNAVEHFLMGSVSEHIVRSSPCDVLVVRKNEPEQAENQIE from the coding sequence ATGACATTTGTATATAAACAAATCCTGGTGGCTGTCGATGGATCGGGTGAAGCTGAGTGGGCGTTTGAAAAATCGATTGAAATAGCTAAGCGGAATAATGCCGCACTTAACCTAATCCATGTGATCGATGTCCGTTCCTACACGACCATGACAAAGCGCACACCAGATATCGATGACGAGGTCTTTGACCAAGGAAAAGAGCTTCTCGATCGCTACAAAAAGAAAGCAGAGGCAGCTGGTGTTACTGAAGTAAATGCCATTGTCGCCCCCGGCTCCCCAAAAACGACTATTTCACGCGAATATGCAAAACGGGTGAAAGCCGACCTTATTGTATGCGGAGCCCACGGCTTGAATGCAGTGGAGCATTTTCTGATGGGAAGTGTGTCTGAGCATATTGTGCGCAGCAGCCCTTGCGATGTTTTGGTCGTCCGAAAAAACGAACCCGAGCAAGCAGAGAACCAAATAGAGTAA
- a CDS encoding 5-methylcytosine restriction system specificity protein McrC: protein MERNSNIPIRNIYYMLSYAYQTLNLSEYKEVGTEDFENVKELYAEILSIGIPVLLRGGLSKDYISVEETSNVIKGKIDINSTLKKNTLVNKKVSVIYDEFSENILLNQIIKATLVYLSRSNQLSGKKRRLFYGFLPYFTEVADVELNLKLWRKVRYNRQNIRYQFIVDVCRYLYEQLLFDESSTSQLMKELQDEQRLSSLYEKFIYAFFKRETNYKVSRSQIQWDVDDGFTEALPIMQTDLILQKDKKTLIVDAKFYSENMIARFEGGAAKQKSSNLYQIFTYINNWRKSPEETVAGMLLYAKTTALNQPNHVYNIKGKQIFVASLDLQKDFAGIKVNLVAHANQFFV from the coding sequence ATGGAGAGAAATAGTAATATTCCAATTCGCAATATATATTATATGCTTTCTTATGCATATCAAACGTTGAATCTTTCTGAGTATAAAGAAGTTGGAACTGAAGACTTTGAGAATGTCAAAGAGCTTTACGCAGAGATTTTATCAATCGGCATCCCTGTTTTATTACGCGGGGGATTAAGCAAAGATTATATAAGTGTTGAAGAGACTTCCAATGTGATTAAAGGGAAAATTGATATCAATTCTACTTTAAAAAAGAATACATTGGTAAACAAGAAAGTTTCTGTGATTTATGATGAGTTCTCTGAAAATATATTGTTGAACCAAATTATTAAAGCAACACTGGTTTACCTCTCACGCTCAAATCAACTAAGTGGAAAAAAACGTAGATTGTTTTACGGTTTTCTGCCTTATTTTACAGAAGTAGCAGATGTAGAGCTGAATCTGAAGCTATGGAGAAAAGTTAGATATAACCGTCAAAACATACGCTATCAGTTTATTGTAGATGTGTGTCGCTATCTTTATGAGCAATTATTGTTTGATGAAAGTTCTACTTCTCAATTAATGAAAGAACTGCAAGATGAACAAAGATTGTCATCTTTATATGAAAAGTTCATTTATGCATTTTTCAAACGTGAAACAAATTACAAAGTATCCCGTTCTCAAATTCAGTGGGATGTTGATGATGGCTTCACAGAGGCATTGCCGATTATGCAAACAGATCTTATACTCCAAAAAGATAAAAAAACATTGATAGTGGATGCAAAATTTTATTCGGAGAATATGATAGCAAGGTTTGAAGGTGGAGCTGCAAAACAGAAGTCGAGCAACCTTTATCAAATATTTACGTATATAAATAATTGGCGAAAGAGTCCGGAGGAAACGGTTGCAGGTATGTTACTTTACGCGAAAACAACCGCATTAAATCAACCTAACCACGTTTATAATATTAAAGGTAAACAGATTTTTGTGGCATCTCTTGATTTGCAAAAGGATTTTGCAGGTATAAAAGTAAACTTAGTGGCCCATGCCAATCAATTTTTTGTATAG
- a CDS encoding P-loop NTPase fold protein: protein MALESSDNYRVIIEKGQPVRYLIHTFSGPWLKWETGKEGSFQLDDNNPDGTPLDYSMLPSPEMAVFEPESRTFTWTPRRIHTGETKTFEFHVTSAGVAYKLQVLITIEEVRDNPTRQQHAQALTRFLMDKRLHSPLVIGIYNDWGEGRSAFLNLIETEINRANKNADTLYPRQFQRFHVVRFDASEYDDQEKIWLALLKQLFNKYQEQHGNKAKLAYWKYVLLTIVRERKITLLLALLLSALIFLAIRFVINLPVTVAPGTAVTGGVLASILLGLTPFVYAFITIVAFPAFKRTSILFIKPTYDELKTKIKYPNYRDRLGARVEVIESLNALINVWLSKTSDKVVVMVDHIDNCSEESIVEFFEALELFNTNTDYEQINFIIPMNPAPVRLALAAKNLYRLEVEQPGIRDKIALGHEILESCVTFPYTMPPITDHADTIHKFLPPYDSHWTDRDRMDIGEDAFLYDEQDKLVLTELLNTINVSYRPIKTAEVKRIVEFLLLAKEKWKTANELNRYDSVDLLEFRHEFISWFFLEYFFPDHAEHIITYLKLNKADLLNSSFMDLITIAYPIRPWEENFDLETLFVFLKDLPLNLTVQEYIQISHRISKSIVP, encoded by the coding sequence ATGGCTCTAGAAAGCTCCGATAACTACAGGGTGATAATAGAAAAAGGCCAGCCCGTCAGGTACCTCATCCATACATTTTCGGGTCCGTGGCTGAAGTGGGAGACCGGAAAAGAAGGTTCTTTCCAGCTGGACGATAACAATCCGGATGGCACGCCATTGGACTATTCCATGCTGCCTTCACCGGAAATGGCCGTTTTTGAACCCGAATCCCGAACGTTCACTTGGACTCCCCGCAGAATCCATACCGGCGAAACGAAGACTTTCGAGTTCCACGTAACGTCGGCTGGTGTAGCCTACAAGCTCCAAGTCCTCATCACGATAGAAGAAGTGCGGGATAACCCGACTCGCCAGCAGCACGCCCAGGCTCTTACTAGATTTCTGATGGACAAAAGGCTCCACTCCCCTTTAGTCATCGGCATTTACAACGATTGGGGAGAAGGCAGATCGGCGTTCTTGAATCTTATTGAAACGGAAATTAATAGAGCGAATAAAAACGCAGACACGCTCTACCCGCGGCAGTTCCAACGGTTCCATGTAGTCCGATTCGATGCTTCGGAATACGACGACCAGGAAAAGATCTGGCTTGCGCTGTTGAAGCAGCTGTTCAACAAATACCAGGAACAGCACGGCAATAAAGCCAAACTGGCTTATTGGAAATATGTTTTGCTGACAATAGTCCGGGAACGGAAAATCACCCTCCTGCTGGCTCTTTTGCTGTCGGCGCTTATTTTTCTTGCGATCCGCTTTGTCATCAACTTGCCGGTCACTGTAGCTCCGGGCACTGCTGTTACCGGCGGTGTTCTGGCCAGCATTCTTTTGGGACTGACGCCATTCGTCTATGCGTTCATCACCATCGTCGCCTTTCCGGCTTTCAAAAGGACGAGCATCCTGTTCATCAAGCCGACATACGATGAGCTGAAAACGAAAATAAAATACCCCAATTATAGGGACCGCTTGGGCGCCCGGGTGGAAGTCATCGAAAGCCTCAATGCTTTGATCAATGTATGGCTTAGTAAAACGTCTGACAAAGTGGTGGTGATGGTCGACCATATCGACAATTGTTCGGAAGAAAGCATCGTTGAATTTTTTGAAGCGCTGGAGCTGTTCAATACGAATACCGACTACGAGCAGATCAATTTCATCATCCCAATGAATCCCGCCCCGGTCCGTCTGGCTTTGGCTGCTAAAAACTTGTACAGGCTTGAAGTCGAACAGCCGGGCATACGGGATAAAATCGCCTTAGGACACGAAATATTGGAGTCGTGTGTAACTTTTCCTTATACCATGCCTCCGATCACGGACCATGCGGACACCATCCATAAATTCCTGCCCCCTTACGACAGCCATTGGACCGACCGGGATAGAATGGATATAGGCGAAGACGCATTTTTGTATGATGAACAGGACAAACTGGTGCTGACAGAACTGCTCAATACCATCAACGTTTCGTACCGCCCGATCAAAACAGCGGAAGTAAAACGAATCGTGGAATTTCTCCTGCTGGCAAAAGAAAAATGGAAAACGGCAAACGAACTCAATCGATACGACAGCGTCGACTTATTGGAGTTCCGCCATGAATTCATCAGCTGGTTCTTCCTGGAATACTTTTTCCCGGATCACGCAGAACACATCATCACCTATTTGAAACTGAATAAAGCGGATCTGCTTAACAGCAGCTTCATGGATTTAATAACGATTGCCTATCCCATTCGGCCATGGGAAGAAAATTTCGACCTGGAAACGCTGTTTGTCTTTTTAAAGGATTTGCCACTGAATTTAACAGTACAGGAATATATTCAGATATCCCACCGAATTTCAAAAAGCATCGTTCCCTAG
- a CDS encoding DUF4181 domain-containing protein has protein sequence MEFVLLLIILLGLLFGLEMLLRKWLGVKKTSLSDTPAKNIDRWGRGIVLVIALCVFYFGMESDLVVLFFWFWVVFLTWQTFFQAFLQWKYIRESKEHLVTLLLYPVGIAALFAIAYIYS, from the coding sequence ATGGAGTTTGTGCTTCTATTGATTATTTTGCTCGGATTGCTTTTCGGTTTAGAGATGCTCTTGAGGAAATGGCTCGGCGTTAAAAAGACTAGTCTTTCGGATACTCCCGCAAAAAATATCGACCGCTGGGGAAGGGGAATTGTTCTCGTTATAGCCTTGTGTGTCTTTTATTTTGGAATGGAAAGTGATCTTGTCGTTTTGTTTTTCTGGTTTTGGGTCGTATTCCTGACGTGGCAAACTTTTTTTCAGGCGTTCTTGCAATGGAAATACATCAGAGAATCAAAAGAGCACTTGGTGACCCTTCTGCTTTATCCGGTCGGAATCGCTGCTCTTTTTGCAATTGCATATATCTATTCTTGA
- a CDS encoding AAA family ATPase — MSNALNIQKEKYKAWVTENLGEKTGIWYAPYLEKLGHLLEKYELASGYKENFFEYQSYLEFKNIYQQMTEQSDEDIERYVSGKGTPRYPGKYGTTRVQFRRKIAEDEFNRGERSKPDNLGGIPDWGVLMRSYLIFLYYDENPTLIYPKKEKKIKDQEDEIDKSINYWVISPGENSRLWDQFHTGNMIALGWDYLDDLGDYDSKESIERKITEQRADGVRPTNDTKAVWEFYREIQPGDTIYVKEGIKKILARGVVMGDYYFDDEAPEYKHRRKVEWQQVGKWEIHQTFAQKTLTCLNSYPTLIQEIDQVMNEGFIDSKDTEVNEFRIWLSNQVTDTGASLNDKTITQKISALKDIEQNFGASIFGETDIEQLKQLKDIVIADESYKKYKGVSGSSIDYYIRFVKSKPTVQENEPFTMDEFLSEVFIEKNELVRLISLLENKKNLILKGAPGVGKTFIAKRLAHVMMGEKDETRIQMVQFHQSYSYEDFIEGFRPKAEGEGFELKQGPFVNFARTAARDPERDYFFIIDEINRGNMSKIFGELMMLIETDKRGEQINLLYSNDKFSVPPNVYIIGMMNTADRSLALLDYALRRRFSFFEIKPAFQNETFNSYVNELDNPNALNRVLDQINSLNNQITEELGTGFQIGHSYFVGDAYKVDTANRLEEVIEYEIIPQLFEYWFDNEQKANDWAERLRGCYDGEK; from the coding sequence ATGAGTAATGCTTTAAATATTCAAAAAGAAAAATATAAAGCTTGGGTTACAGAAAACTTAGGTGAAAAAACTGGTATATGGTACGCGCCGTATCTTGAAAAATTAGGACATCTTTTAGAGAAGTATGAGCTAGCTAGCGGCTATAAAGAAAATTTCTTTGAATATCAATCATATTTGGAGTTTAAAAATATCTATCAACAAATGACGGAACAAAGTGATGAAGATATTGAGAGGTATGTGAGTGGCAAAGGTACACCAAGATATCCAGGAAAGTATGGTACCACAAGAGTCCAATTCAGAAGAAAAATTGCAGAAGATGAATTTAATCGCGGTGAAAGAAGTAAGCCCGATAATTTAGGGGGAATACCGGATTGGGGCGTATTAATGCGTTCTTATTTAATATTTTTGTACTATGATGAAAATCCAACTTTAATTTATCCTAAAAAAGAAAAGAAAATTAAGGACCAGGAAGATGAAATTGATAAGAGCATTAACTATTGGGTGATTTCTCCAGGTGAAAATTCTAGATTATGGGATCAGTTCCACACGGGGAATATGATTGCACTTGGTTGGGATTATTTAGATGATTTGGGAGATTATGATTCAAAGGAGTCTATTGAGCGGAAAATCACTGAACAAAGGGCGGATGGCGTGCGCCCTACCAATGATACAAAAGCTGTTTGGGAATTCTACCGTGAAATTCAACCGGGAGATACTATATATGTGAAAGAAGGAATTAAAAAAATCTTGGCGCGCGGAGTTGTTATGGGGGATTATTACTTCGATGATGAAGCACCAGAGTATAAACATAGAAGGAAAGTGGAATGGCAACAAGTTGGAAAGTGGGAAATTCATCAGACTTTTGCTCAAAAAACATTAACATGTCTTAATTCCTATCCGACTCTTATCCAAGAAATTGATCAGGTAATGAACGAAGGTTTTATTGACTCGAAAGATACTGAAGTAAATGAATTTCGAATTTGGTTATCCAATCAAGTTACTGATACAGGAGCTAGCTTGAATGATAAAACCATTACGCAGAAAATAAGTGCATTAAAAGATATAGAGCAGAATTTTGGCGCTTCGATTTTTGGTGAAACGGATATTGAACAATTAAAACAGTTGAAAGATATTGTTATAGCTGATGAAAGTTACAAAAAATATAAAGGTGTATCTGGAAGTTCAATTGACTACTACATTCGTTTTGTTAAATCCAAGCCTACTGTACAGGAAAATGAACCTTTTACAATGGATGAATTTCTTTCGGAAGTTTTTATTGAGAAGAACGAGCTTGTACGTCTAATTTCGTTGCTTGAAAATAAGAAGAACCTTATCTTAAAAGGTGCACCGGGTGTAGGCAAAACATTTATTGCTAAACGCTTGGCTCATGTAATGATGGGAGAAAAAGACGAAACGCGTATTCAGATGGTTCAGTTCCATCAAAGCTATAGTTACGAGGACTTTATCGAAGGATTCCGCCCAAAAGCTGAAGGAGAAGGATTTGAACTGAAACAAGGCCCGTTTGTGAATTTCGCTAGAACAGCAGCTCGAGATCCGGAAAGAGATTACTTTTTTATAATCGATGAAATTAATCGTGGAAACATGAGTAAAATATTTGGAGAGCTAATGATGCTTATCGAGACTGATAAACGGGGTGAGCAAATCAATCTCCTATATTCTAATGATAAATTCTCTGTACCTCCAAATGTATATATCATTGGAATGATGAACACGGCAGATAGAAGTTTGGCTTTATTGGACTACGCACTTAGAAGAAGATTTTCATTTTTTGAAATTAAACCGGCGTTTCAAAATGAAACATTTAATTCGTATGTAAACGAATTAGATAATCCGAATGCTTTGAATCGTGTTTTAGACCAAATTAATAGCTTAAACAATCAAATTACTGAAGAGTTAGGGACAGGCTTTCAAATTGGGCATAGCTACTTTGTAGGTGATGCTTATAAAGTAGACACAGCAAATCGCTTAGAAGAAGTAATTGAATATGAAATTATTCCACAGCTATTTGAGTATTGGTTTGATAATGAGCAGAAGGCAAACGATTGGGCTGAACGACTAAGAGGCTGTTACGATGGAGAGAAATAG
- a CDS encoding Cof-type HAD-IIB family hydrolase: protein MKLIALDLDGTLLSTEMKITNENLEAIQEAQSQGNIVMICSGRAPEDIQQILNRYAMSIPLAGSNGSVVQDRGRVLNRVSMNPEDIHKIAEKLDEERAPYRIYTDDGIYLPADWSERVELAMEREKIHVEGLSDETYQRITEQPQRSSLINFFDHYSELFKEKEVAIQKFFVLTLNHRIKSELATYLEEITTVGFTSSHPLNIEVMDKNGNKGNALKRIAEHYGIAMEDTIAIGDNFNDIPMFEMAGLSVAMGNAEPLVKEICDAVTYSNDENGVAHAINKYILKK, encoded by the coding sequence ATGAAACTCATCGCGCTTGATTTGGATGGCACGTTGTTATCCACTGAGATGAAAATCACGAACGAAAATCTTGAAGCCATACAGGAAGCCCAGAGCCAAGGGAATATTGTCATGATCTGCTCTGGCCGCGCACCCGAGGATATCCAGCAAATTCTGAACCGGTACGCAATGTCGATTCCGTTGGCCGGGAGCAACGGATCGGTTGTGCAAGACCGCGGACGTGTGCTGAACAGGGTCTCGATGAACCCGGAAGATATCCATAAGATTGCTGAGAAATTGGATGAGGAAAGGGCCCCTTATCGAATCTATACGGATGATGGAATTTACCTGCCTGCCGACTGGTCCGAACGCGTGGAACTCGCCATGGAACGGGAAAAGATCCACGTGGAAGGCCTTTCGGATGAAACGTATCAAAGGATTACGGAACAACCGCAGCGATCCAGTCTCATCAACTTTTTTGATCACTATAGTGAATTGTTTAAGGAGAAAGAAGTCGCCATTCAAAAGTTCTTTGTGCTGACGCTGAACCACCGCATCAAATCGGAGCTGGCCACGTATTTGGAAGAGATCACCACCGTTGGCTTTACTTCTTCGCATCCTTTGAATATTGAAGTGATGGATAAAAACGGCAATAAAGGAAACGCCTTAAAACGGATAGCGGAGCATTACGGCATTGCTATGGAAGATACCATCGCCATCGGGGACAACTTCAACGATATCCCGATGTTCGAAATGGCCGGCCTCTCCGTTGCAATGGGGAATGCCGAACCGCTGGTGAAAGAAATTTGTGATGCGGTTACCTATTCGAACGATGAAAACGGCGTAGCCCATGCCATAAACAAGTACATATTAAAAAAATGA
- a CDS encoding DUF4357 domain-containing protein, giving the protein MEKEIFIRKVIHDTEGKLYQFLYLNPETGKEEVVNPFERELFQEEVADEPELLEIRSKRGADAKGYYWEDKFIVTRGSKFAASTSPKCPKKYVTLREHLMLEGLLVPLGRQLLVMQDIEFESPMAAMGAAIGGWVRGPHDWKEVKRT; this is encoded by the coding sequence ATGGAAAAGGAAATCTTCATCAGGAAAGTGATTCACGATACAGAAGGCAAGCTTTACCAGTTCCTATACCTGAATCCGGAAACGGGCAAGGAAGAGGTGGTGAACCCTTTCGAAAGGGAGCTGTTTCAGGAGGAAGTGGCAGATGAGCCGGAACTGCTGGAAATCCGCTCGAAGCGCGGTGCGGATGCCAAGGGCTATTACTGGGAGGACAAGTTTATCGTAACTAGAGGCTCGAAGTTTGCAGCTTCGACGTCGCCGAAATGCCCGAAGAAGTATGTGACGCTGCGGGAACACCTCATGCTCGAAGGGCTGCTCGTTCCACTCGGTCGTCAGCTTCTCGTCATGCAGGACATCGAGTTCGAGTCGCCGATGGCAGCGATGGGTGCGGCAATCGGCGGCTGGGTCAGGGGGCCGCATGACTGGAAAGAAGTGAAGAGAACATAA